A stretch of the Lolium perenne isolate Kyuss_39 chromosome 3, Kyuss_2.0, whole genome shotgun sequence genome encodes the following:
- the LOC127342822 gene encoding amino acid transporter AVT1I, translated as MEDHKMSLGAATASPLGEPLLPGKRVDCTVDDDLEAHLPPYRAAIGASFSKTCLNLTNAVSGIGVLSMPYAVSQSGWLSLALFAVVGAVCYYTGTLIERCMRADASIATYPDVGRLAFGAAGQRTVAAFMYVELYLVAISFLVLEGDNLDKLFPGATVELFGCYRLHGKQLFIVLAGAVILPTTWLRNLGMLAYVSALGLVASAALTASLVWAGVSEPTFRGRNGNVLNLAGLPTSLGLYFVCFTGHAVFPTIYSSMKNNRRFSQVLLFSSVLCSLNYGVTAVLGYLIYGDDVQSQVTLNLPSGRLYTKIAIAMTLINPLAKYALLVAPITSAIEERFSLAGSGPARVAIGTTVLVSTVAMASVLPFFGYLMSFIGSFLSVMATVLFPCLCYLKIYKAQGIRRAEVAAIVGILLLGAFVAVTGTYTSLLDIIGTF; from the coding sequence ATGGAAGATCATAAGATGAGCCTCGGTGCCGCGACGGCGAGCCCCCTCGGCGAGCCTCTTCTCCCGGGGAAACGGGTCGATTGCACCGTCGACGACGATCTCGAGGCGCACCTCCCTCCTTACCGCGCCGCCATCGGCGCTTCTTTCTCCAAGACGTGCCTTAACCTCACCAACGCCGTCTCAGGCATCGGGGTGCTCTCCATGCCGTACGCGGTGTCGCAGAGCGGGTGGCTCAGCCTGGCGCTCTTCGCCGTCGTCGGCGCCGTCTGCTACTACACCGGAACCCTCATCGAGCGCTGCATGCGCGCCGACGCCTCCATCGCCACCTACCCGGACGTGGGCCGGCTCGCCTTCGGCGCCGCGGGCCAGAGAACCGTCGCCGCTTTCATGTACGTGGAGCTCTACCTCGTCGCCATCAGCTTCCTGGTCCTCGAgggcgacaacctcgacaagctcTTCCCCGGCGCCACCGTGGAGCTCTTCGGTTGTTACCGGCTGCACGGGAAGCAGCTCTTCATAGTCCTGGCGGGCGCCGTCATACTGCCCACGACCTGGCTCAGGAACCTCGGCATGCTCGCCTACGTGTCCGCGCTCGGGCTCGTCGCGTCGGCGGCCTTGACGGCGTCGCTGGTCTGGGCCGGCGTCTCCGAACCCACCTTCCGCGGCAGGAACGGCAACGTCCTCAACCTCGCCGGCCTGCCAACCTCCCTCGGCCTCTACTTCGTCTGCTTCACCGGCCACGCCGTCTTCCCGACGATATACTCGTCCATGAAGAACAACAGGCGTTTCTCCCAAGTACTGCTCTTCTCCTCGGTGCTCTGCAGCCTGAACTACGGAGTCACGGCAGTGCTGGGCTACCTGATATACGGAGACGACGTTCAGTCGCAGGTGACGCTGAACCTCCCGTCGGGGAGGCTGTATACCAAGATCGCCATCGCCATGACCCTGATAAACCCACTAGCGAAGTACGCGCTGCTGGTCGCGCCAATCACGTCGGCGATCGAGGAGAGGTTCTCGCTTGCGGGCAGTGGGCCGGCGAGGGTGGCCATCGGCACCACCGTTCTAGTGAGCACGGTGGCGATGGCGTCCGTGCTGCCCTTCTTCGGGTACCTCATGTCCTTCATCGGCTCCTTCCTCAGCGTCATGGCCACGGTCCTGTTCCCCTGCCTCTGCTACCTCAAGATCTACAAGGCCCAAGGCATACGCCGTGCCGAGGTCGCGGCGATCGTCGGCATCCTGCTGCTCGGGGCATTTGTTGCCGTCACTGGCACCTACACTTCTTTGTTGGACATTATAGGCACTTTCTAA